A stretch of Candidatus Eisenbacteria bacterium DNA encodes these proteins:
- a CDS encoding glycosyl hydrolase family 17 protein, with the protein MTERAHVVRRMTITAVLAILVTSTAARGEAPVSSAGDSSGRAAVPWAREEPFVKRTFHPFIGERWIGQAIAYGPHRDGQRPGGPAPTQAELRQDLRLMSRHWSLLRLYGAVGPADSILQIIRDDRLSMKVMLGVWIAPESPATEAANRGEIEAAVRLAATYPEIVVALSAGNETQVSWSDHRVPPEQLIACLRELRTRARLPVTTADDFAFWKSPGSRSVAGETDFIVTHLHPLWNGQQLDKALEWTRRTFDEVRTAHPDRAVVIGETGWATRRHNEGDQAKLMKGRLGEGEQKRFHDSFTAWARKERVVGFFFEAFDENWKGGPHPDEVEKHWGLFRADRSPKKAMTDGR; encoded by the coding sequence GTGACCGAGCGAGCACACGTCGTGCGTCGGATGACGATCACCGCCGTCCTCGCGATCCTGGTGACCAGCACGGCAGCCCGCGGGGAGGCGCCCGTGTCAAGCGCTGGTGATTCGAGCGGAAGGGCTGCGGTGCCGTGGGCCCGCGAGGAGCCGTTCGTGAAGCGGACCTTCCACCCGTTCATTGGTGAGCGCTGGATCGGCCAGGCGATCGCGTACGGTCCCCATCGGGATGGGCAGAGGCCCGGCGGACCGGCGCCCACCCAAGCCGAGTTACGCCAGGACCTCCGTCTGATGTCGAGGCACTGGAGCCTGCTGCGCCTGTACGGCGCGGTGGGTCCCGCGGACTCGATCCTGCAAATCATTCGAGACGACAGGCTCTCCATGAAGGTGATGCTCGGGGTCTGGATCGCACCCGAGTCTCCCGCGACGGAGGCAGCGAATCGAGGAGAGATCGAGGCCGCCGTGCGCCTGGCCGCCACCTACCCCGAGATCGTCGTCGCGCTGAGCGCCGGCAACGAGACTCAGGTGTCGTGGTCGGACCATCGCGTTCCGCCGGAGCAGCTGATCGCCTGCCTGCGAGAGCTGAGGACCCGCGCGCGCTTGCCGGTTACCACCGCCGACGACTTCGCCTTCTGGAAAAGCCCCGGGAGTCGAAGCGTGGCTGGCGAAACCGACTTCATCGTCACCCATCTCCATCCGCTCTGGAACGGGCAGCAGCTCGACAAGGCGCTGGAGTGGACTCGTAGGACGTTCGACGAGGTGCGGACCGCTCACCCGGATCGGGCGGTCGTGATCGGCGAAACCGGCTGGGCGACCCGGAGGCACAACGAGGGCGACCAGGCCAAGCTCATGAAAGGCCGCCTGGGAGAGGGCGAGCAGAAGAGATTCCACGACTCCTTCACCGCATGGGCGCGAAAGGAGCGCGTGGTGGGGTTCTTCTTCGAGGCCTTCGACGAGAACTGGAAAGGTGGGCCACACCCGGACGAGGTCGAGAAGCACTGGGGCCTGTTCCGGGCCGACCGCAGCCCCAAGAAGGCGATGACGGATGGACGTTGA
- a CDS encoding FlgD immunoglobulin-like domain containing protein, whose protein sequence is MVARIFVVLAVVVWELVQAGQVLGQCMLANPSFEVPGSAGSTFGGWNQFGTVGSSSTATHGHAAARVTSPNIGNWAVSAYWQRLDTAPGQRWAASARVWHSPSRPLAGQSRAILNIEWRNASGDLISYESHTVADAATPPGQVIEVSAMSQSAPAGAVATHFLLGVLQGPTDPVADVFYDQATFDHLGPPTLEERQWLDFPGGRTLDFSGRTWRVKGPGYYGPGPSQFCDGSSCVWLDTDDRLHLTIKRIAGTWYSTEVALVDPLGYGDYIFTTVGRLDLLDPAVVLGFFLWQYGPCYDPGNAWWNPYNECDVEFSRWGTAGSDVGQFVTQPYNYPGNASRFDATFADGERTSHAFRWLHDRIEFRSWRGGPLDESPASLIHSWTYSGVHIPRAEQPRAHMNMWQFNAAPSTNQEVVIEEFRFVPHEVVGVLPDLPAAGRAATLFRSRPSPFHERTTIQYALPAAGRVEITIHDVAGRRVRTLVNALTPAGIHEAVWDARDEFGTPVSPGVFIARLRSGGAVETRRLVLLK, encoded by the coding sequence ATGGTCGCCAGGATCTTCGTTGTCTTGGCCGTGGTGGTGTGGGAGCTGGTCCAAGCCGGCCAAGTCCTGGGTCAGTGCATGCTGGCCAACCCCAGCTTCGAGGTGCCTGGGTCCGCAGGGTCCACATTTGGCGGCTGGAACCAGTTCGGTACGGTCGGTTCTTCGTCGACCGCGACGCATGGGCACGCCGCGGCGCGAGTCACGAGTCCCAACATCGGCAACTGGGCGGTATCCGCCTACTGGCAGCGCCTCGACACCGCTCCGGGACAGCGATGGGCCGCTTCGGCGCGGGTGTGGCACTCGCCCTCCAGACCCCTGGCCGGCCAGTCGCGCGCGATCTTGAACATCGAGTGGCGCAACGCCAGCGGCGACCTGATCAGCTACGAATCGCACACCGTGGCCGATGCAGCCACGCCCCCGGGCCAGGTGATCGAAGTGTCGGCCATGAGCCAATCTGCTCCCGCAGGGGCCGTGGCGACCCACTTCCTGCTCGGCGTTCTCCAGGGTCCGACGGATCCGGTGGCCGACGTCTTCTACGACCAGGCAACCTTCGACCACTTGGGCCCGCCGACCCTGGAGGAGCGACAGTGGCTCGACTTCCCGGGCGGCCGCACGCTGGACTTCAGCGGCAGGACGTGGCGCGTGAAGGGACCTGGCTACTACGGACCCGGGCCAAGTCAGTTCTGTGATGGGTCGAGCTGTGTCTGGCTGGACACCGACGACCGTCTGCACCTGACGATCAAGAGGATCGCCGGTACCTGGTACAGCACTGAAGTGGCGCTGGTCGACCCCCTGGGTTACGGCGACTACATCTTCACCACCGTGGGCCGTCTCGACCTGCTCGATCCCGCCGTCGTGCTGGGCTTCTTCCTATGGCAGTACGGTCCCTGCTACGACCCGGGGAACGCATGGTGGAATCCCTACAACGAGTGCGATGTCGAGTTCAGCCGCTGGGGCACCGCGGGGAGCGACGTGGGCCAGTTCGTTACCCAGCCATACAATTACCCGGGGAACGCAAGTCGATTCGACGCCACGTTTGCCGACGGAGAGCGGACCAGTCACGCATTCCGCTGGCTCCACGATCGCATCGAGTTCAGGAGCTGGCGTGGCGGGCCGCTCGATGAATCCCCCGCGAGCCTCATCCACTCGTGGACCTACAGCGGAGTCCATATTCCGCGCGCGGAGCAGCCTCGCGCGCACATGAACATGTGGCAGTTCAATGCTGCTCCGTCGACCAACCAGGAAGTCGTGATCGAGGAGTTCCGTTTCGTTCCCCACGAGGTGGTGGGGGTATTGCCCGATCTCCCCGCGGCCGGTCGGGCTGCGACGCTGTTCCGTTCACGACCTAGCCCCTTCCACGAGCGCACCACGATCCAGTACGCGCTGCCGGCCGCTGGGCGCGTGGAGATCACGATCCACGACGTGGCGGGGCGTCGGGTGCGGACGCTGGTGAACGCCCTCACGCCGGCCGGAATTCACGAAGCGGTGTGGGACGCGCGAGACGAATTCGGCACGCCGGTCTCCCCGGGCGTCTTCATCGCTCGCTTGCGGTCGGGCGGCGCCGTCGAGACACGGCGGCTGGTTCTCTTGAAGTGA
- a CDS encoding FlgD immunoglobulin-like domain containing protein: MAHRALTVLLAVLALIVNASSHAALAPYSQNFESLVLTSPTALSADAWWVYGNVFDPTGMTWLYGYGPYPAPNDGAEPLDGYAFCGIVAGQGGTAQGNQQLSVYSDYNNVGAHTAGQRVESNVFHEQTIVAGDVGKRWLFAFDAKPGNLTGSSTALAFIKTLSPPTYALTNFKQVNMTSIAATWSTYWLAITIDPSLAGQILQFGFLNNATSSQGSSIYYDNVSWAENYVTGVDGSAQKGPDQLMAAPNPFSTFTRVTYSIARRGAVDLGVYDISGRRVAVLFRGEAAPGSHVATWNGRTSDGRLAPTGVYRCVLQTAEGRHTRSVVISR, translated from the coding sequence ATGGCACACCGAGCCTTGACCGTGTTGCTCGCGGTGCTCGCGCTGATCGTCAATGCCAGCAGCCACGCCGCCCTCGCGCCCTATTCGCAGAACTTCGAGTCCCTCGTCCTGACGTCTCCGACCGCCCTCTCGGCCGACGCTTGGTGGGTTTACGGGAACGTGTTCGATCCGACGGGGATGACATGGCTCTACGGCTACGGCCCGTACCCGGCCCCCAACGACGGGGCCGAGCCGCTCGACGGCTACGCATTTTGTGGAATCGTGGCCGGCCAAGGCGGCACCGCGCAGGGGAACCAGCAGTTGAGCGTCTACAGCGACTACAACAATGTCGGCGCCCACACCGCAGGTCAGAGGGTGGAATCGAATGTCTTCCACGAGCAGACCATCGTCGCGGGCGATGTCGGAAAACGGTGGCTCTTCGCGTTCGATGCCAAGCCCGGCAATCTCACCGGGAGCAGCACGGCGCTTGCGTTCATCAAGACCCTCAGCCCCCCCACCTATGCGCTGACCAACTTCAAGCAGGTCAACATGACCTCCATCGCCGCCACGTGGAGCACCTATTGGCTCGCGATCACGATCGACCCCAGCCTGGCCGGTCAGATCCTGCAGTTCGGGTTTCTGAACAACGCGACGAGCAGCCAAGGCTCCTCCATCTACTACGACAACGTGTCGTGGGCGGAGAACTACGTCACGGGTGTGGACGGCTCGGCGCAGAAGGGGCCTGATCAGCTCATGGCCGCGCCCAACCCGTTCAGCACCTTCACTCGGGTGACGTATTCGATCGCGCGCCGCGGCGCAGTCGATCTCGGCGTCTACGACATCAGCGGTCGCAGGGTCGCTGTGTTGTTCCGGGGAGAGGCGGCACCCGGCTCGCACGTGGCCACCTGGAATGGCCGCACCTCAGACGGTCGACTCGCGCCAACCGGGGTCTATCGGTGCGTGCTGCAGACCGCGGAGGGCCGCCACACGCGGAGCGTGGTGATCAGCCGTTGA